The genomic window CCGTCTCCCGCCAGCCATTCTCGGAGGAATGCCGCTGGCCAGAGGCGCGGGAGAGCCATCTTCAGGCCGACCTGGCCGACCCGGGCGCCATCGGTCCGCTGGTTGAGGAAGTGCGTCGTCGCCTGCCCGACGGACAATTGCATGCGCTGGTGAATAATGCCGGGATTTCCCCCAAATTGCCGGGCGGCGGCCGCATGGGATTGCTCGATACCGATCCCTCCACCTGGATGACGGTATTCAACGTCAATCTCTTCTCCACGGCCGCGCTGGCGCGTGGGCTGTTCGGGCCTTTGAAGGAAGCGAAGGGGACGATCGTCAGTGTCACCTCCATCGTCGGCTCCCGCGTCCATCCTTTCGCCGGGACGGCCTATGCCTGTTCCAAGGCAGCCCTGGCGGCGCTGACGCGCGAGATGGCGCATGAATTCGGCCCCCATGGGATCCGCGTGAATGCCATTGCGCCAGGCGAGATTGATACGGCCATCCTCTCTCCCGGAACCGAGGACATCATTCACCGGCAGATTCCGATGCACCGACTGGGCGCGCCGGAGGAGGTGGCGAATACCATCCTCTTCCTCTGCTCGCAGCAATCCTCCTATATCAATGGCGCCGAGATCCACATCAACGGTGGCCAGCACGTCTGAACCCAGCCGCCCGTCATTCATATCCTGCCGTGAGGAGCTGAAGAACGCGAAGGCCGGTCGGGCGCAGCAACCGTAGAAGGAAAGGTGGTATAGCCAGCCGCCGGCTATCAGTTCCGCAGGGCGTGCTCCGCCTGCCTCAGCCCATGCATCAGGCGGTTACAGGCGCGAGTGGCCGCTACGGCCAGGAAACGCGCCGCGTCAGAGTCTGGCGCCGCATCGGCCCAGTCCCGCAACGGACGCAGCACCGGCCAGGGTGTGCCGGGCAAGGCCGGGTCGTGCTGAAACCGGTCCCCTTCGGACATGTGCAGGCTGACCAGGGCGCGGCAGGCCCGCATCAGTGCCTGATCTGACCGCGCGCCTTCCGCAGCTGCCTGCACTGCTTCCGCCGCGGCGAGGGCGGCGGAAATGGGCGGCGCGTCGTCCCGGCCCACCGGCAGCGCGCGCAGCTCCTGCACCAGGGCGGATGCCGTGTCGCCCGGGGTCAGCGGTAGCACCGGATCGCTTAACAGGCGCCACAGCGCATGGACGAAGACTTTGGTGTCGCGAATGAGGAACTCCTCATCCACCTTGTCAATCAGGTCATGCGGCGTATGCCACCACCAGCCGAGGGAATTCCGCATCTCCGGCGGGCCGAAGGTCGGTGTACCCGGAACCTGCGTGCTGAGCCCGCCGAACATCGAGGGAATGCCGATACCCCAGAAGGATTGGTCGCTGCTGCGGGAAGGGCGCTTGCCGGCATAGTTCTGTCCGGTTTCCCGCCGGATGGCTTCGGCCGCCAGCGACACCAGCTCCGGCGTGACTTCCGTCTGGGTGAGCGTCGTGGCGCCGATCCCGCCGGTCGAATCAACATTCACATGGGCGGCACAGCGGCGATCCAGATCATCCCAATTCTGGTCAGCATACCACGCCGAGCCCGAATAGCGTCCATGGGAATGCCCGGACCAGAAGCAGACGCGCAACCCACGGCGCCAGCCGGCGCGATGGCTGGCCAACAGCCTTGCGACCTCCAGCATGGTCGCATTGGCTGATCCATTATCCATCACGCCTTCATACCAGGTATCGT from Roseomonas marmotae includes these protein-coding regions:
- a CDS encoding M28 family peptidase, encoding MSDTVAHLTGNVGGPALMEHVREFAKRVKLSGTPEELESFRYLKAQMDSFGYRTRLLIHDAYISLPGPARVEAGGTTPQAITHSFSRPSPAGGLRGELTYVDRGAEADFQGRDLRGKILLVDGIASPAVSARASAAGAAGQLHISPQEHLHEMCISPVWGNPTDITLAALPTTVVCTIAQSAGRTLHARMKAGEALEAVLHAEVDTGWRPTPLLEAELDGEDGAEAPFILLSGHHDTWYEGVMDNGSANATMLEVARLLASHRAGWRRGLRVCFWSGHSHGRYSGSAWYADQNWDDLDRRCAAHVNVDSTGGIGATTLTQTEVTPELVSLAAEAIRRETGQNYAGKRPSRSSDQSFWGIGIPSMFGGLSTQVPGTPTFGPPEMRNSLGWWWHTPHDLIDKVDEEFLIRDTKVFVHALWRLLSDPVLPLTPGDTASALVQELRALPVGRDDAPPISAALAAAEAVQAAAEGARSDQALMRACRALVSLHMSEGDRFQHDPALPGTPWPVLRPLRDWADAAPDSDAARFLAVAATRACNRLMHGLRQAEHALRN
- a CDS encoding SDR family NAD(P)-dependent oxidoreductase, translated to MAHSRPIMLLTGASRGIGHATVKRFQAEGWRILTVSRQPFSEECRWPEARESHLQADLADPGAIGPLVEEVRRRLPDGQLHALVNNAGISPKLPGGGRMGLLDTDPSTWMTVFNVNLFSTAALARGLFGPLKEAKGTIVSVTSIVGSRVHPFAGTAYACSKAALAALTREMAHEFGPHGIRVNAIAPGEIDTAILSPGTEDIIHRQIPMHRLGAPEEVANTILFLCSQQSSYINGAEIHINGGQHV